The following proteins are encoded in a genomic region of Arachis ipaensis cultivar K30076 chromosome B02, Araip1.1, whole genome shotgun sequence:
- the LOC107625568 gene encoding metallothionein-like protein 2 produces MSCCGGNCGCGSDCKCGSGCGGCKMYPDLSYTESMSSTETLVMGVAPMKAQFEGAEMGVSAENGGCKCGSNCTCDPCTCK; encoded by the exons ATGTCTTGCTGTGGCGGTAACTGCGGCTGTGGAAGCGACTGCAAGTGTGGCAGCGGCTGCGGAGG ATGCAAGATGTACCCTGATTTGAGCTACACGGAGAGCATGTCCTCCACAGAGACCCTTGTTATGGGTGTTGCACCCATGAAGGCACAGTTCGAAGGTGCTGAAATGGGTGTTTCTGCTGAGAACGGTGGCTGCAAGTGTGGATCTAACTGCACATGCGACCCTTGCACCTGCAAGTGA
- the LOC107628439 gene encoding mitochondrial import inner membrane translocase subunit Tim9 translates to MDKGIFSGMSDLPEEDKQRMSTMVDQLQIRDSLRMYNSLVERCFKDCVDTFYRKTLTKKEETCVLRCAEKFMRLSTQVGSRFSDLDQGANTGVSQ, encoded by the exons ATGGATAAGGGCATCTTTAGTGGCATGTCTGATCTTCCTGAAGAGGATAAGCAACGAATGTCCACCATGGTAGACCAGCTACAAATTCGAGACag TCTAAGGATGTATAATTCATTAGTGGAGCGATGTTTCAAGGATTGTGTCGATACATTTTATCGGAAAACCCTAACCAAGAAAGAGGAAACATGTGTTCTCAGGTGCGCCGAAAAATTCATGAGGCTTTCCACGCAAGTTGGTTCGAGATTTTCAGATCTTGACCAAGGCGCAAATACTGGTGTCTCTCAATAG